One Rosa chinensis cultivar Old Blush chromosome 5, RchiOBHm-V2, whole genome shotgun sequence genomic region harbors:
- the LOC112163888 gene encoding protein NRT1/ PTR FAMILY 5.5 isoform X2 has protein sequence MSTMITYLTSVWKLNLTGAAAVVNVYAGAVAVMPLGMLFVVDTVIGNYWLIILSSCAYTMGFFLLTMSTPPVLYRETGTCGAYEAECIGKVQKILFYTALTLIALGASGRFMVRAFREEQLIKPLLEGAKKMKFFALSVCPKKVRLLSFQILVSTLVLGTTAYLKPWSLRFGFPAIFTLLATITLLTSTIRPHKAQRNLFTREEIRSILRMSPICIFLIPIGVVSSLGNTYFTEQASKMNHRVGSLKVSVLFLIVPRSLMRKWFSQSKYCANKIITPRIGISLSMALAILCCITAALVENRRLGVVKRHGLLNKPDETVPMTMFWLLPQFLLVGGVSGLSEKCIALFYTDVVLHWPKIEKDVDIQAKDKPNSKEQNIKSPMEQANETLKPTEKNDEDPNQAKQETKSTEKDGEGHIDPERAEQKSKRQYIEFFVDALEGMGNIGSVVLVYVVGEIKPTWFQETVNRSHLDNYYWTLAALTAANLILFIPVIFYLLRSKKFTALFA, from the exons ATGAGCACAATGATTACATACTTGACTAGTGTATGGAAGTTAAATCTCACAGGTGCTGCCGCTGTCGTCAATGTGTATGCCGGCGCAGTGGCCGTAATGCCACTGGGCATGCTTTTTGTTGTTGATACTGTAATCGGTAACTATTGGTTGATCATACTCTCCAGTTGTGCTTACACCATG GGGTTTTTCCTCTTGACCATGTCAACTCCACCAGTTCTTTATAGGGAAACAGGCACTTGTGGCGCATATGAGGCCGAGTGCATTGGCAAAGTACAAAAGATTCTCTTTTACACAGCCTTAACTCTAATAGCTCTGGGAGCCTCTGGTCGCTTTATGGTTCGTGCATTCAGAGAAGAGCAGTTGATCAAGCCACTATTAGAAGGCGCCAAAAAAATGAAGTTCTTTGCTCTGTCAGTGTGCCCTAAGAAAGTAAGGTTGCTGTCATTTCAAATTCTGGTCTCCACCCTGGTACTTGGGACAACTGCTTATTTAAAGCCTTGGTCGCTTAGGTTTGGGTTCCCTGCTATATTTACCTTGCTTGCAACAATTACTTTATTGACAAGTACTATACGTCCACACAAAGCACAAAGGAACCTTTTCACCAGGGAAGAAATCAGAAGCATCTTACGCATGAGTCCTATATGTATTTTCCTTATTCCAATTGGTGTTGTATCGTCTCTTGGAAATACTTATTTCACTGAACAAGCAAGCAAGATGAATCACAGGGTTGGATCCTTAAAGGTTTCTGTTCTTTTCCTTATAGTGCCCCGAAGTTTGATGAGAAAATGGTTTAGCCAATCAAAATATTGTGCTAATAAGATTATTACTCCAAGAATTGGGATTTCATTGTCGATGGCATTGGCGATTCTATGTTGTATCACAGCTGCATTAGTGGAAAACAGAAGGTTGGGCGTGGTTAAGAGACATGGTTTACTTAACAAGCCCGATGAAACAGTTCCCATGACCATGTTCTGGTTGCTTCCACAGTTTCTTCTCGTTGGAGGCGTTTCTGGGCTTTCCGAGAAGTGCATTGCTCTTTTCTACACTGATGTGGTGCTGCACTGGCCgaaaatagaaaaagatgtcGATATACAAGCAAAAGACAAACCCAATTCCAAAGAACAAAACATTAAGTCCCCCATGGAACAGGCAAACGAAACACTCAAGCCTACAGAAAAGAATGATGAGGACCCCAATCAggcaaaacaagaaacaaagagTACGGAAAAAGATGGTGAGGGGCACATTGATCCCGAAAGGGCAGAACAAAAATCCAAGCGTCAATACATAGAGTTTTTTGTTGATGCTCTTGAGGGAATGGGAAATATAGGCAGTGTGGTGTTGGTCTATGTAGTGGGTGAAATAAAACCTACTTGGTTCCAAGAAACGGTAAACCGAAGTCATTTGGATAATTATTACTGGACTTTGGCTGCATTGACTGCAGCTAATTTGATATTGTTTATTCCAGTAATATTCTACCTGTTGAGGTCAAAGAAATTCACTGCATTGTTTGCGTAA
- the LOC112163888 gene encoding protein NRT1/ PTR FAMILY 5.5 isoform X1 encodes MASSNTRMIQMMVWVKIAVLQKTYLLTGYAMSTMITYLTSVWKLNLTGAAAVVNVYAGAVAVMPLGMLFVVDTVIGNYWLIILSSCAYTMGFFLLTMSTPPVLYRETGTCGAYEAECIGKVQKILFYTALTLIALGASGRFMVRAFREEQLIKPLLEGAKKMKFFALSVCPKKVRLLSFQILVSTLVLGTTAYLKPWSLRFGFPAIFTLLATITLLTSTIRPHKAQRNLFTREEIRSILRMSPICIFLIPIGVVSSLGNTYFTEQASKMNHRVGSLKVSVLFLIVPRSLMRKWFSQSKYCANKIITPRIGISLSMALAILCCITAALVENRRLGVVKRHGLLNKPDETVPMTMFWLLPQFLLVGGVSGLSEKCIALFYTDVVLHWPKIEKDVDIQAKDKPNSKEQNIKSPMEQANETLKPTEKNDEDPNQAKQETKSTEKDGEGHIDPERAEQKSKRQYIEFFVDALEGMGNIGSVVLVYVVGEIKPTWFQETVNRSHLDNYYWTLAALTAANLILFIPVIFYLLRSKKFTALFA; translated from the exons ATGGCCTCATCTAATACTCGGATGATTCAGATGATGGTTTGGGTGAAAATCGCTG TTCTGCAGAAGACGTATTTACTGACTGGATATGCAATGAGCACAATGATTACATACTTGACTAGTGTATGGAAGTTAAATCTCACAGGTGCTGCCGCTGTCGTCAATGTGTATGCCGGCGCAGTGGCCGTAATGCCACTGGGCATGCTTTTTGTTGTTGATACTGTAATCGGTAACTATTGGTTGATCATACTCTCCAGTTGTGCTTACACCATG GGGTTTTTCCTCTTGACCATGTCAACTCCACCAGTTCTTTATAGGGAAACAGGCACTTGTGGCGCATATGAGGCCGAGTGCATTGGCAAAGTACAAAAGATTCTCTTTTACACAGCCTTAACTCTAATAGCTCTGGGAGCCTCTGGTCGCTTTATGGTTCGTGCATTCAGAGAAGAGCAGTTGATCAAGCCACTATTAGAAGGCGCCAAAAAAATGAAGTTCTTTGCTCTGTCAGTGTGCCCTAAGAAAGTAAGGTTGCTGTCATTTCAAATTCTGGTCTCCACCCTGGTACTTGGGACAACTGCTTATTTAAAGCCTTGGTCGCTTAGGTTTGGGTTCCCTGCTATATTTACCTTGCTTGCAACAATTACTTTATTGACAAGTACTATACGTCCACACAAAGCACAAAGGAACCTTTTCACCAGGGAAGAAATCAGAAGCATCTTACGCATGAGTCCTATATGTATTTTCCTTATTCCAATTGGTGTTGTATCGTCTCTTGGAAATACTTATTTCACTGAACAAGCAAGCAAGATGAATCACAGGGTTGGATCCTTAAAGGTTTCTGTTCTTTTCCTTATAGTGCCCCGAAGTTTGATGAGAAAATGGTTTAGCCAATCAAAATATTGTGCTAATAAGATTATTACTCCAAGAATTGGGATTTCATTGTCGATGGCATTGGCGATTCTATGTTGTATCACAGCTGCATTAGTGGAAAACAGAAGGTTGGGCGTGGTTAAGAGACATGGTTTACTTAACAAGCCCGATGAAACAGTTCCCATGACCATGTTCTGGTTGCTTCCACAGTTTCTTCTCGTTGGAGGCGTTTCTGGGCTTTCCGAGAAGTGCATTGCTCTTTTCTACACTGATGTGGTGCTGCACTGGCCgaaaatagaaaaagatgtcGATATACAAGCAAAAGACAAACCCAATTCCAAAGAACAAAACATTAAGTCCCCCATGGAACAGGCAAACGAAACACTCAAGCCTACAGAAAAGAATGATGAGGACCCCAATCAggcaaaacaagaaacaaagagTACGGAAAAAGATGGTGAGGGGCACATTGATCCCGAAAGGGCAGAACAAAAATCCAAGCGTCAATACATAGAGTTTTTTGTTGATGCTCTTGAGGGAATGGGAAATATAGGCAGTGTGGTGTTGGTCTATGTAGTGGGTGAAATAAAACCTACTTGGTTCCAAGAAACGGTAAACCGAAGTCATTTGGATAATTATTACTGGACTTTGGCTGCATTGACTGCAGCTAATTTGATATTGTTTATTCCAGTAATATTCTACCTGTTGAGGTCAAAGAAATTCACTGCATTGTTTGCGTAA
- the LOC112201816 gene encoding NEDD8 ultimate buster 1 — MAKVKIAGAWAGVLEVDLDNWTVSMLRQEVAKRSNCEPNSINLICAGKVLKDGDGSENLTQLGIKNNSKVLASRVSAQEGKSLGEELLAEGERSRRLARIKAAATAMAKRHADGSLPIEDFNIELEDQSGKKVKMGTETDQQAIMMGLMLHTDAKKLIKEQNYKDALEVLSMGEEAFSLCDPKVIELVDNPSILQIDMVWCYFMLRDINRLSVAGVRLEKAREGLERAHGKDASRVRLIQAGRYPERALHLRLELLEGVVAYHSGEVDKSKKVLTSAQEKFRLLQVSDESLSLVMSMGFKELDAKRALRMSNQDVSSAVDFLVEQKAKRDQKREDDIRRQHEIKEQKTYGVTPLKKAVELERLNELVFIGFQKELAAEALRRNENDSEKALDDLTNPETNSSIQEQLESRKRKRQRRAVDASVEALVRMGFERSLVDEALQAGGTMDEVIHRLLSLQASNPTNGVSQSAAISTVSDNNNSQSDAASDIANSLASMLENQNDQAGSSSNASELQNQNDQAGSSSNASERDAEMESELAEELAQQDALSDYDLEVTKEGEAIAKYLVLLDSAQ, encoded by the coding sequence ATGGCGAAAGTAAAAATTGCAGGGGCATGGGCGGGCGTGCTAGAAGTCGACTTGGACAATTGGACAGTATCAATGCTGAGACAAGAGGTTGCAAAGCGATCGAACTGCGAGCCCAACTCGATCAATCTGATCTGCGCAGGCAAAGTATTGAAGGATGGAGATGGGAGCGAGAATTTGACCCAATTAGGTATTAAGAACAACTCTAAGGTTCTTGCTAGTAGGGTTAGTGCTCAGGAGGGCAAGTCTTTGGGTGAGGAGTTGTTGGCCGAAGGCGAACGCTCTCGGAGATTGGCTCGAATCAAGGCAGCTGCGACTGCAATGGCCAAGAGACATGCAGatggttcattgccaattgAAGACTTCAATATAGAACTTGAAGATCAAAGCGGAAAGAAAGTAAAGATGGGAACCGAGACTGATCAGCAGGCAATCATGATGGGTCTGATGCTTCATACAGATGCAAAGAAACTGATTAAAGAACAGAATTATAAAGATGCATTGGAGGTGTTGAGCATGGGAGAGGAGGCCTTCTCTCTATGCGACCCCAAGGTTATTGAGCTGGTTGACAATCCTTCTATACTGCAAATTGATATGGTTTGGTGTTATTTCATGCTCAGAGACATCAACCGTCTCTCGGTGGCGGGAGTTCGGCTTGAGAAGGCTAGAGAAGGACTCGAAAGAGCTCACGGGAAGGATGCTTCTCGTGTGAGACTGATTCAGGCAGGTAGGTATCCGGAGCGTGCACTACATTTGAGACTGGAGCTGCTTGAAGGGGTGGTGGCGTATCATAGTGGTGAGGTTGACAAATCTAAGAAGGTTCTGACTTCTGCCCAAGAAAAGTTCAGGCTGCTACAAGTGTCGGATGAATCTCTTTCACTAGTGATGAGCATGGGATTTAAAGAACTAGATGCAAAAAGGGCTTTGCGGATGAGCAATCAAGATGTTTCCAGTGCCGTTGATTTTCTTGTTGAGCAAAAGGCAAAGAGAGACCAAAAACGGGAAGATGATATCCGGCGGCAACATGAAATTAAGGAGCAAAAGACATATGGTGTGACACCCCTGAAGAAAGCTGTGGAATTGGAGAGATTGAATGAATTGGTCTTCATTGGGTTCCAGAAAGAGCTTGCTGCTGAAGCGCTTAGAAGAAATGAGAATGACAGTGAGAAGGCATTAGATGATTTAACAAATCCAGAAACTAATTCTTCCATACAAGAACAACTTGAATCAAGGAAAAGGAAACGTCAGCGCCGAGCGGTAGATGCTTCAGTTGAAGCACTTGTACGCATGGGCTTTGAAAGATCATTAGTAGACGAAGCTTTGCAGGCTGGAGGGACAATGGACGAAGTAATCCATCGATTACTCTCCTTACAAGcatcaaatccaacaaatgGTGTTAGCCAATCAGCGGCAATCTCCACAGTTTCTGATAACAACAATAGCCAATCTGATGCTGCTAGTGACATTGCGAATTCTCTTGCTTCAATGCTTGAGAATCAAAATGATCAAGCCGGCAGCTCTAGTAATGCGTCAGAGCTTCAGAATCAAAATGATCAAGCTGGAAGTTCTAGTAATGCATCAGAGCGTGATGCAGAAATGGAGAGTGAACTTGCTGAAGAACTGGCACAACAAGACGCTCTCTCTGACTATGACCTTGAAGTTACCAAAGAAGGTGAAGCCATAGCCAAGTACTTGGTTCTTCTGGATTCAGCACAGTAA
- the LOC112201817 gene encoding NEDD8-specific protease 1, with amino-acid sequence MAKSNPDEKILSYNDVVLRRSDLDILSGPYFLNDRIIEFYFSYLSSCSEEILLIPPSITFWIMNCPAESLKDFLDPLHLPDKKLVIFPVNDNDDVSEAEGGYHWSLLAFERSINTFVHHDSNGGGWNKGPAKRLYNAVKKFMSDSSSTTEPIYKECTDSPHQVNGYDCGMYVLAIARIICSWYGSKDKDGDNMWFCAVKEQVTPSAVTAMRGEILGLIRGLMPKK; translated from the coding sequence ATGGCAAAAAGTAATCCTGATGAAAAGATTCTCAGCTACAATGATGTGGTACTTAGACGATCAGACTTGGATATCCTCAGCGGCCCATATTTTCTCAATGATCGAATCATCGAGTTCTATTTTAGTTATCTTTCATCATGCTCTGAGGAGATTTTACTCATTCCACCTTCAATTACATTCTGGATAATGAATTGCCCAGCTGAGAGCCTAAAAGACTTCCTAGACCCTCTTCATTTACCTGATAAGAAACTGGTAATCTTTCCTGTCAATGACAATGATGATGTGAGTGAAGCTGAAGGTGGATATCATtggagcctacttgcatttgaGAGAAGCATCAACACATTTGTTCATCATGATAGCAATGGAGGGGGATGGAATAAAGGTCCCGCCAAACGACTTTATAATGCTGTTAAGAAATTTATGAGTGATTCCAGTTCAACAACTGAGCCCATTTATAAAGAGTGTACTGATTCACCACACCAAGTAAATGGTTACGATTGTGGCATGTATGTATTGGCCATTGCAAGGATAATATGCAGCTGGTATGGAAGTAAAGACAAAGATGGAGATAATATGTGGTTCTGTGCTGTGAAGGAACAAGTCACTCCATCGGCTGTCACTGCAATGCGAGGTGAGATCCTGGGGTTGATCAGAGGTTTGATGCCCAAAAAGTGA
- the LOC112202158 gene encoding serine/threonine protein phosphatase 2A regulatory subunit B''beta-like gives MVRQLLTDRSDRRFCLQVSLSIASFRLRLVSLRRSHPPSLPSNRTVADHRRALQVLLRRPPQNLAVYVTHLEAPKRSSFGSGSSVVRVSEFYFQNGRPPPNGLNKQRLSRIDELFSSHMNGLQMQEFKTVTKEVCKLPTFLSSSLFREIDTGCSGIVARSSL, from the exons ATGGTCAGACAGTTGCTCACAG ATCGATCTGATCGGAGATTCTGTCTCCAAGTTTCTCTCTCCATCGCTAGCTTCCGATTGCGTTTGGTCTCTCTACGACGATCCCATCCTCCAAGTCTCCCTTCAAATCGAACAGTTGCCGATCACCGCCGCGCTCTCCAAGTTCTTCTCCGACGTCCTCCTCAGAACCTCGCCGTCTACGTCACACACTTAGAGGCTCCGAAACGGAGCAGTTTCGGTTCCGGAAGCAGTGTGGTTCGGGTTTCAGAG TTCTACTTTCAAAATGGTCGTCCACCACCTAATGGACTTAATAAACAACGTCTTTCCAGAATTGATGAGCTTTTCAGCAGTCATATGAATGGATTGCAAATGCAGG AATTTAAGACGGTTACAAAGGAAGTATGCAAGCTACCAacatttttatcttcttctctctttagaGAGATAGATACTGGCTGCAGTGGGATAGTGGCCAG GTCAAGTCTCTAA